A single genomic interval of Arachis duranensis cultivar V14167 chromosome 7, aradu.V14167.gnm2.J7QH, whole genome shotgun sequence harbors:
- the LOC127740655 gene encoding uncharacterized protein LOC127740655 isoform X2 → MPFVLIVASCAIAERRCDGERGSAEARCHSWSLRQRRHCRRGGASLSPRVVAIETETVTAKARHCCWVVTGGSHRCQCRHRSYHCSVPVFFLSTVLKSYGHIDVHQEQPYGDIRLNLQRAVHCCDNILSLKQNHISRGITFSREVKMLWDLNWVKDG, encoded by the exons ATGCCGTTCGTCCTCATTGTTGCTAGCTGCGCCATCGCGGAAAGGAGATGCGATGGAGAGAGGGGGTCCGCGGAGGCTCGTTGCCATTCATGGAGTCTGCGCCAGCGCCGTCATTGCCGTCGCGGAGGAGCGTCCCTGTCTCCGCGAGTTGTCGCCATCGAAACTGAGACCGTCACCGCTAAAGCTCGCCACTGCTGTTGGGTAGTCACTGGAGGGAGCCATCGCTGTCAGTGCCGCCATCGGAGTTACCACTGCTCTGTCCCGGTGTTCTTCCTAAGTACA GTTTTGAAGAGTTATGGACATATTGACGTACATCAAGAACAACCTTATGGTGATATCAGATTGAATTTGCAGAG GGCTGTTCACTGCTGCGACAACATCCTTTCCTTAAAACAAAACCATATTTCGAGAGGCATAACATTTTCTAGAGAAGTGAAAATGCTCTGGGACTTGAACTGGGTGAAAGATGGGTAA
- the LOC107457997 gene encoding serine/threonine-protein phosphatase 7 long form homolog — MTGLYHLARLNSQWFWVDESLLSAFIERWRPETHTFHMPFGECTITLQDVAYQLGLPIDGAPVSGCLTKFENLMEHGRPAWVWFRELFGELPPQSKVKQMTVCYTWFHERFRVLPADATDETVRVYARAYILMLFSSQLFADKNANRVHLRWLPYLASLDDLGRYSWSSAALAWLYRCLCRGTNRNVVNLAGPLQLLQSWIFWRFPTLRPTGFDQFRFPLASRWAEFVPRNDAGAQRLVSARLALDRLRVHDFVWEPYSSVDVAAVIHPEILADEHRRLWTAVTSLIYFAAIEWHQVDRVLPQFDGVQHLPEGALNIDWLHAKDGRGGDRWFPTYYQEWHHFWEDRLQSVI, encoded by the exons ATGACCGGATTATATCATCTTGCTAGGCTAAACAGTCAGTGGTTCTGGGTTGATGAGTCTCTGCTTAGCGCATTTATTGAGCGGTGGCGTCCGGAGACCCACACGTTCCATATGCCGTTTGGTGAGTGCACCATTACTTTACAGGATGTTGCGTATCAGCTGGGTTTGCCGATTGATGGTGCACCCGTTAGTGGGTGCTTGACTAAGTTTGAGAATCTTATGGAACACGGTAGACCAGCATGGGTGTGGTTCCGGGAGTTGTTCGGGGAGTTACCTCCACAGAGTAAAGTCAAGCAGATGACAGTGTGCTACACATGGTTCCACGAGAGGTTCCGGGTTCTCCCTGCAGATGCTACTGATGAGACCGTGCGTGTATACGCACGCGCTTATATCCTGATGCTGTTTTCGTCTCAGCTGTTTGCGGACAAGAATGCAAACAGGGTACACCTTCGCTGGTTGCCTTATTTGGCATCATTGGACGACTTGGGCAGATATAGCTGGAGCTCCGCTGCACTGGCCTGGTTGTATAGGTGTCTTTGTCGTGGTACAAACAGGAACGTCGTTAACTTGGCTGGGCCGCTACAGCTACTACAgtcttggattttctggaggttTCCCACTCTGAGGCCCACTGGTTTTGACCAGTTCAGGTTTCCTCTTGCTTCCAG GTGGGCTGAGTTTGTGCCGAGGAACGATGCAGGGGCACAGAGATTAGTTTCCGCACGCCTTGCACTGGATCGACTGCGTGTCCACGAT TTTGTGTGGGAGCCTTATTCTTCTGTTGATGTTGCTGCTGTTATTCATCCAGAGATACTAGCTGACGAGCACCGACGGCTATGGACGGCCGTCACTAGTCTGATATATTTTGCTGCGATCGAGTGGCACCAGGTCGATAGGGTTCTACCCCAGTTCGACGGTGTTCAGCATCTCCCAGAGGGAGCTCTGAACATAGATTGGCTACATGCGAAGGATGGTAGGGGTGGGGACCGGTGGTTTCCTACATATTATCAGGAGTGGCACCATTTTTGGGAGGACAGGCTTCAGTCAGTCATATAG
- the LOC107458066 gene encoding nibrin homolog isoform X2, whose amino-acid sequence MILFLVKISTTFSKLELIKLVEKIKDCSKYGTFISKNNGHRKKVHELPNKETALDNGDLVSFGTGSATYKFCHVPLMFFICSLDKVDQSIEEKISSIGAASTCTLSEDCTHVLVDQLMPLKKDIVDAVVAKKHCVLKTWLEDFAEKNIVTDMPSCYSYIPTVSVEGRSIKVADPKTRENCLKGYTFLLESVHMYKFRDQLKSLLDVTGAKTVSYEYFCSNSQGSDYGDDNRLICVIPGVPACKSDRFNKLSSLLRVNEMDVIFAALSGHLDPSILKSPCILVSSSCSTDETVVADSDTEVETATSAHATETFLNGNTIQYVKTEELDDDSGSMDNKKHEKMEPSAVDVSTRSIDIKQAKTASPLDDCSVKLDTHAMSFRDGSGSIKVKKDKVDDYGSGNADIIYSQDLVVRDVTRVTNTSSAQNSSIPNFKHFRKTHTQSGNSFESLVPFAKYPYKDSDFGNDEVHESVKEEKRRKKMEAVAEDLFNNEKARKRGTAGSLRGILIS is encoded by the exons ATGATCCTCTTTCTG GTGAAGATAAGTACTACATTTTCAAAACTGGAACTTATAAAGTTGGTCGAAaag ATCAAAGATTGCTCCAAATATGGGACATTTATTAGCAAGAATAATGGACACAGGAAGAAAGTTCATGAGCTTCCAAACAAAGAAACAGCTCTGGACAATGGCGATCTTGTCTCGTTTGGTACTGGTAGTGCTACCTACAA GTTTTGCCATGTCCCACTTATGTTTTTCATTTGTTCCTTGGACAAAGTAGATCAATCTATTGAAGAGAAAATTTCGTCAATTG GTGCTGCTAGTACTTGTACCTTAAGTGAAGATTGCACACACGTTCTAGTGGATCAACTCATGCCATTGAAGAAGGATATTGTTGACGCTGTTGTAGCAAAAAAACATTGTGTTCTCAAAACATGGCTTGAG GATTTTGCAGAAAAGAATATTGTCACTGATATGCCTAGCTGTTATTC ATATATACCAACGGTGTCAGTGGAAGGAAGATCTATCAAAGTTGCTGACCCTAAAACTCGTGAAAATTGCTTGAAAGGATACACGTTTTTGTTAGAATCTGTGCATATG TACAAATTCAGGGATCAGCTCAAATCTTTGTTGGATGTCACTGGTGCAAAAACTGTCTCCTATGAATATTTTTGTTCAAATAGTCAG GGTTCAGATTATGGAGACGATAATCGTTTGATTTGTGTCATCCCAGGCGTACCAGCATGCAAATCTGATCGCTTCAATAAATTAAGTTCTTTGCTTAGAGTGAATGAGATGGATGTAATATTTGCTGCTTTAAGTGGACATCTTGATCCATCGATACTGAAGTCACCATGCA TACTTGTTTCATCTTCATGCTCCACAGACGAGACAGTGGTAGCAGATTCAGATACTGAAGTTGAAACAGCCACATCAGCCCATGCAACTGAGACATTCCTCAACGGAAATACCATACAATATGTTAAAACTGAAGAATTGGATGATGATTCTGGCAGTATGGATAATAAAAAACATGAGAAAATGGAACCATCCGCAGTTGATGTTTCTACCAGATCAATTGACATAAAACAAGCAAAAACAGCGTCACCCTTGGATGATTGTTCTGTCAAATTGGACACTCATGCTATGAGCTTCAGAGATGGTAGTGGTAGTATAAAAGTGAAGAAAGACAAGGTTGATGATTATGGAAGTGGAAATGCAGATATTATTTATAGTCAAGATCTAGTTGTCCGAGATGTAACCAGAGTAACTAACACGAGTAGTGCACAAAACAGCAGCATTccaaattttaaacattttagaAAG ACACATACTCAATCTGGTAATAGTTTTGAAAGTCTTGTTCCGTTTGCAAAATATCCATACAA GGACTCTGATTTTGGGAATGATGAGGTACATGAGTCTGTGAAAGAGGAAAAACGGCGGAAGAAAATGGAAGCTGTGGCTGAAGACCTTTTTAATAATGAGAAG GCAAGAAAGCGAGGCACAGCTGGTTCACTTCGTGGGATCCTTATTTCGTGA
- the LOC127740655 gene encoding uncharacterized protein LOC127740655 isoform X1, whose amino-acid sequence MPFVLIVASCAIAERRCDGERGSAEARCHSWSLRQRRHCRRGGASLSPRVVAIETETVTAKARHCCWVVTGGSHRCQCRHRSYHCSVPVFFLSTVLKSYGHIDVHQEQPYGDIRLNLQRIILRMIMKIKLFIIVVYGLRWSNVENGYMYGRLITFIRRYLYRI is encoded by the exons ATGCCGTTCGTCCTCATTGTTGCTAGCTGCGCCATCGCGGAAAGGAGATGCGATGGAGAGAGGGGGTCCGCGGAGGCTCGTTGCCATTCATGGAGTCTGCGCCAGCGCCGTCATTGCCGTCGCGGAGGAGCGTCCCTGTCTCCGCGAGTTGTCGCCATCGAAACTGAGACCGTCACCGCTAAAGCTCGCCACTGCTGTTGGGTAGTCACTGGAGGGAGCCATCGCTGTCAGTGCCGCCATCGGAGTTACCACTGCTCTGTCCCGGTGTTCTTCCTAAGTACA GTTTTGAAGAGTTATGGACATATTGACGTACATCAAGAACAACCTTATGGTGATATCAGATTGAATTTGCAGAG GATAATATTAAGGATGATAATGAAGATTAAGCTGTTTATCATTGtggtttatggattaagatggAGTAATGTTGAGAATGGATACATGTATGGTAGACTAATTACTTTTATTAGAAGATACTTATatagaatataa
- the LOC107458066 gene encoding nibrin homolog isoform X1, with amino-acid sequence MVWGLFPNDPLSGEDKYYIFKTGTYKVGRKGCDVIITKDKGVSRVHAEIIVNAMNLLNSLPNECSLMSPNVQIKDCSKYGTFISKNNGHRKKVHELPNKETALDNGDLVSFGTGSATYKFCHVPLMFFICSLDKVDQSIEEKISSIGAASTCTLSEDCTHVLVDQLMPLKKDIVDAVVAKKHCVLKTWLEDFAEKNIVTDMPSCYSYIPTVSVEGRSIKVADPKTRENCLKGYTFLLESVHMYKFRDQLKSLLDVTGAKTVSYEYFCSNSQGSDYGDDNRLICVIPGVPACKSDRFNKLSSLLRVNEMDVIFAALSGHLDPSILKSPCILVSSSCSTDETVVADSDTEVETATSAHATETFLNGNTIQYVKTEELDDDSGSMDNKKHEKMEPSAVDVSTRSIDIKQAKTASPLDDCSVKLDTHAMSFRDGSGSIKVKKDKVDDYGSGNADIIYSQDLVVRDVTRVTNTSSAQNSSIPNFKHFRKTHTQSGNSFESLVPFAKYPYKDSDFGNDEVHESVKEEKRRKKMEAVAEDLFNNEKARKRGTAGSLRGILIS; translated from the exons ATGGTGTGGGGACTCTTCCCCAATGATCCTCTTTCTG GTGAAGATAAGTACTACATTTTCAAAACTGGAACTTATAAAGTTGGTCGAAaag GTTGTGATGTAATCATCACTAAAGATAAAGGGGTTTCTCGGGTTCATGCAGAAATAATTGTTAATGCGATGAACCTGTTAAACTCTTTACCGAATGAATGTTCTCTTATGTCACCAAATGTACAGATCAAAGATTGCTCCAAATATGGGACATTTATTAGCAAGAATAATGGACACAGGAAGAAAGTTCATGAGCTTCCAAACAAAGAAACAGCTCTGGACAATGGCGATCTTGTCTCGTTTGGTACTGGTAGTGCTACCTACAA GTTTTGCCATGTCCCACTTATGTTTTTCATTTGTTCCTTGGACAAAGTAGATCAATCTATTGAAGAGAAAATTTCGTCAATTG GTGCTGCTAGTACTTGTACCTTAAGTGAAGATTGCACACACGTTCTAGTGGATCAACTCATGCCATTGAAGAAGGATATTGTTGACGCTGTTGTAGCAAAAAAACATTGTGTTCTCAAAACATGGCTTGAG GATTTTGCAGAAAAGAATATTGTCACTGATATGCCTAGCTGTTATTC ATATATACCAACGGTGTCAGTGGAAGGAAGATCTATCAAAGTTGCTGACCCTAAAACTCGTGAAAATTGCTTGAAAGGATACACGTTTTTGTTAGAATCTGTGCATATG TACAAATTCAGGGATCAGCTCAAATCTTTGTTGGATGTCACTGGTGCAAAAACTGTCTCCTATGAATATTTTTGTTCAAATAGTCAG GGTTCAGATTATGGAGACGATAATCGTTTGATTTGTGTCATCCCAGGCGTACCAGCATGCAAATCTGATCGCTTCAATAAATTAAGTTCTTTGCTTAGAGTGAATGAGATGGATGTAATATTTGCTGCTTTAAGTGGACATCTTGATCCATCGATACTGAAGTCACCATGCA TACTTGTTTCATCTTCATGCTCCACAGACGAGACAGTGGTAGCAGATTCAGATACTGAAGTTGAAACAGCCACATCAGCCCATGCAACTGAGACATTCCTCAACGGAAATACCATACAATATGTTAAAACTGAAGAATTGGATGATGATTCTGGCAGTATGGATAATAAAAAACATGAGAAAATGGAACCATCCGCAGTTGATGTTTCTACCAGATCAATTGACATAAAACAAGCAAAAACAGCGTCACCCTTGGATGATTGTTCTGTCAAATTGGACACTCATGCTATGAGCTTCAGAGATGGTAGTGGTAGTATAAAAGTGAAGAAAGACAAGGTTGATGATTATGGAAGTGGAAATGCAGATATTATTTATAGTCAAGATCTAGTTGTCCGAGATGTAACCAGAGTAACTAACACGAGTAGTGCACAAAACAGCAGCATTccaaattttaaacattttagaAAG ACACATACTCAATCTGGTAATAGTTTTGAAAGTCTTGTTCCGTTTGCAAAATATCCATACAA GGACTCTGATTTTGGGAATGATGAGGTACATGAGTCTGTGAAAGAGGAAAAACGGCGGAAGAAAATGGAAGCTGTGGCTGAAGACCTTTTTAATAATGAGAAG GCAAGAAAGCGAGGCACAGCTGGTTCACTTCGTGGGATCCTTATTTCGTGA
- the LOC107458050 gene encoding anthranilate N-methyltransferase, with product MGFVASSDFDVKLEKQEEDGFLIAKMACSIVVPMAVRTTIELGVFDIMAKAGEGAKLSAKDIVDHIGANNPEAASMLDRLLRLLASHSLLHCSVVEDPQNPNNLHHRLYSLAPCSKCFVSDAHGVSLGPSLLLSLDKVFYESWNELKGAILEGGTPFNRAHGMHVFEYAKVDGRFNKVFNKAMHNSSTVLMKRILDVYKGFDHINKLVDVGGGVGAIIKLITSKHPHIHGINFDLPHVIECASAYDDGVEHVGGDMFESVPNGDAIFMKWILHDWGNDDCLKILKNCYKAIPNDGKVIVMDTILPTVPEDTSSAKNAFRNDVIMMTQMPGGFERTQQDFMNLANGSGFSGIKFVCCVSGFWVMEFYK from the exons ATGGGTTTTGTTGCATCAAGCGATTTCGATGTGAAACTTgagaaacaagaagaagatGGCTTCTTGATTGCAAAAATGGCATGTTCAATTGTGGTTCCAATGGCTGTGAGGACCACAATAGAGCTTGGTGTATTTGACATCATGGCCAAAGCAGGCGAAGGTGCAAAGCTTTCAGCAAAAGACATTGTGGACcacattggagccaacaacccTGAAGCAGCATCAATGTTGGATCGTCTTCTTAGGCTTCTTGCAAGTCACTCATTACTGCATTGTTCTGTTGTTGAAGATCCACAAAACCCTAATAACTTGCATCACAGGCTGTATAGCCTCGCACCTTGTTCCAAATGTTTTGTGAGTGATGCTCATGGTGTGTCTTTGGGACCCTCATTGTTGCTGTCTCTCGATAAAGTCTTCTACGAAAGCTG GAATGAATTGAAAGGAGCTATCCTTGAAGGAGGAACACCGTTCAATAGGGCTCATGGCATGCATGTCTTCGAGTATGCAAAGGTTGATGGTAGGTTCAACAAGGTTTTCAACAAAGCAATGCACAACTCCTCCACTGTATTAATGAAGAGGATTCTTGATGTCTATAAAGGCTTTGACCACATCAATAAACTAGTGGATGTTGGTGGTGGGGTTGGGGCAATTATCAAATTGATCACTTCCAAACACCCTCATATCCATGGTATCAATTTTGATTTGCCTCATGTCATAGAATGTGCCTCAGCCTATGATGATG GTGTGGAGCATGTGGGAGGAGATATGTTTGAGAGTGTTCCTAATGGAGATGCCATTTTCATGAAG TGGATACTTCATGATTGGGGCAATGATGATTGCTTGAAGATATTAAAGAATTGTTACAAGGCTATTCCCAACGATGGAAAGGTGATTGTGATGGACACGATTCTTCCTACTGTTCCTGAGGACACATCTTCTGCCAAGAACGCTTTTAGAAATGATGTTATCATGATGACTCAAATGCCCGGAGGATTTGAGAGAACCCAACAAGATTTCATGAACTTGGCAAATGGATCTGGATTTAGTGGCATAAAATTTGTGTGTTGTGTCTCTGGCTTCTGGGTCATGGAGTTCTACAAGTAA
- the LOC107457996 gene encoding uncharacterized protein LOC107457996, whose protein sequence is MSLSDLKNSILEKLGVLGSKWVKKLFYKIPMAVVSTGVQYETFAVKADEDIRVLFYCVRSFPEIRIHELFAKLEVGVDSSGASTPVPCPATAGGASSSMPAVRSYLPPVQSPSFAADLDRTEVVGSVPLENAAVIEPPHVVGTGGGLVPYIEDFGGPDQVEDAMRDDESEQEPVDIDGDSDDDTGGDPDAQHRPSSSGSHQYPPHFSTLNLEALGQQEDSGNRVGGSSTEFQIGQSFQSKDEAVLSVKDYSIRRGVEYRVIESDHLKYHGKCKEFGKGCSWLIRVALRARKGIWEVMRYNRPHTCLATSISSDHRQLDYHVICARILPMVRADAAVTVKVLQQATEADYGFRPSYRKVWMAKQKAVAQIYGDWEESYTELPRWMLGIQATMPGTITVLKTSPVRIGGGVDESTVYFYRLFWTFPPCIEAFRHCKPLFSIDGTHLYGKYGGTLLLAIAQDRNSNILPIAFALVEGENVESWHNGIKTPLEAPETGWLPPRAFRAYCIRHVAANFALTFKGKDSRRMLVNAAYAKTEAEFYYWFDIMRTENPAMCD, encoded by the exons ATGAGTTTGTCAGATTTGAAGAACAGCATCTTGGAGAAGCTTGGCGTGTTGGGTAGCAAGTGGGTGAAGAAACTATTCTACAAGATTCCCATGGCGGTTGTCTCGACCGGTGTTCAGTATGAAACCTTTGCGGTTAAGGCTGATGAAGATATTAGGGTTCTGTTCTACTGTGTAAGGAGTTTTCCGGAGATCAGAATCCATGAGTTGTTCGCGAAGTTGGAGGTTGGTGTCGATAGTTCTGGGGCATCCACTCCAGTTCCTTGCCCAGCTACTGCGGGTGGTGCATCTAGTTCGATGCCTGCGGTCAGATCGTATCTTCCGCCGGTTCAATCACCTTCGTTTGCGGCTGATTTAGACCGAACGGAGGTTGTTGGTTCTGTACCTTTGGAGAATGCAGCAGTCATTGAGCCTCCCCACGTTGTGGGCACCGGTGGTGGCCTCGTACCTTATATCGAAGACTTTGGTGGACCTGATCAAGTAGAGGATGCAATGCGTGACGATGAGTCTGAGCAGGAGCCTGTTGATATCGATGGTGACAGCGACGATGACACAGGTGGCGATCCAGATGCGCAGCATCGGCCTTCAAGTTCTGGTTCTCATCAGTACCCTCCACACTTCTCCACACTAAATTTGGAAGCTCTTGGTCAACAGGAAGACAGTGGTAACAGAGTGGGGGGATCTTCTACAGAATTTCAGATTGGGCAATCATTCCAGAGTAAAGATGAAGCTGTGCTGAGTGTAAAGGACTATAGCATTCGGCGAGGTGTTGAGTACAGAGTCATCGAATCGGATCATTTGAAGTATCATGGAAAATGCAAGGAATTCGGCAAGGGTTGTAGTTGGTTGATTCGTGTAGCGCTTCGTGCACGAAAGGGGATTTGGGAGGTTATGAGGTACAACAGGCCACACACATGCCTCGCAACTTCTATTTCAAGTGATCACCGTCAGCTGGATTACCACGTTATATGTGCGAGGATTCTTCCTATGGTTAGGGCCGATGCTGCGGTTACGGTAAAGGTACTTCAACAAGCGACAGAAGCTGATTACGGTTTCAGGCCTAGTTACAGGAAGGTTTGGATGGCTAAGCAGAAGGCAGTGGCACAAATATATGGAGATTGGGAAGAGTCTTACACGGAGTTGCCACGTTGGATGCTAGGGATCCAGGCGACAATGCCGGGAACAATCACGGTGCTGAAGACGTCTCCTGTTCGGATTGGTGGTGGGGTTGATGAGTCCACGGTGTACTTTTACCGGCTTTTCTGGACATTTCCACCCTGTATCGAGGCATTCCGGCATTGCAAGCCCCTCTTCAGTATTGATGGTACCCACTTGTATGGGAAGTATGGAGGGACGCTGCTGTTGGCGATAGCTCAGGACAGGAACTCGAACATCCTCCCGATAGCAtttgcccttgtggagggcgaAAATGTAGAGTCGTG GCATAATGGGATCAAGACACCACTTGAGGCACCTGAGACTGGATGGCTGCCTCCTCGGGCTTTCCGGGCCTACTGTATAAGGCATGTGGCTGCGAATTTCGCCCTAACGTTCAAAGGTAAGGACTCAAGGAGGATGCTGGTGAATGCTGCCTACGCAAAGACTGAGGCAGAGTTTTACTACTGGTTCGACATCATGCGGACTGAGAATCCAGCAATGTGTGACTAG